In Caballeronia insecticola, the following are encoded in one genomic region:
- a CDS encoding DUF2848 family protein, with amino-acid sequence MGSHQDLFVGHPARLEEKLFSSPPSVLPIMSTHRFSIQDGPEVFFKATRLVIASWCGRSAEEVERHIEELVAIGVRRPSRIPGFHELSPSLVTLNETIDVVGDHSSGEVEAVLLYDEDHGLLVGIGSDHTDRKTESYDLVVSKQMCAKPLGSSVWRYDEVAGHWDDIVARSWCIDEQGERMLYQQGELARLLSADEVLDQVSATRLVRPGTVIFCGTQPLLRAFTSSIRFEMELFDPILQRTLRHTYAVNALAHVE; translated from the coding sequence ATGGGTAGCCATCAAGATTTATTTGTTGGACACCCGGCGCGTCTTGAGGAAAAACTGTTCTCATCGCCACCTTCTGTCCTACCGATCATGTCCACGCATCGATTCTCGATACAGGATGGCCCCGAAGTTTTCTTCAAGGCGACCCGCCTGGTGATTGCCAGCTGGTGTGGTCGAAGCGCCGAGGAGGTCGAGCGCCACATCGAAGAACTGGTGGCGATCGGCGTGAGGCGTCCCTCCAGAATTCCCGGCTTTCATGAGCTCTCCCCGTCGCTTGTCACCCTGAACGAGACAATCGATGTGGTGGGCGATCACTCGTCAGGGGAAGTCGAGGCGGTCTTGTTGTACGACGAGGATCATGGGCTGCTGGTAGGCATCGGCTCCGACCACACTGACCGGAAAACCGAGAGCTATGACCTGGTGGTCTCGAAACAGATGTGCGCGAAACCCTTGGGCTCATCGGTATGGCGCTACGACGAAGTTGCAGGACACTGGGACGACATAGTCGCACGAAGTTGGTGCATCGACGAACAAGGTGAGCGGATGCTCTACCAGCAAGGGGAGCTGGCTCGATTGTTATCTGCGGACGAGGTCCTGGATCAGGTCAGCGCAACCCGGCTCGTGCGTCCGGGCACGGTTATTTTCTGCGGGACTCAACCGCTGCTAAGAGCATTCACGTCGTCGATTCGCTTCGAGATGGAGCTGTTCGACCCGATCCTGCAGCGCACCCTCAGGCATACCTATGCGGTCAATGCACTTGCGCATGTAGAATGA
- a CDS encoding DUF3331 domain-containing protein produces MSKVADDLVVSRALLDLIFPMAAVARRDQLASFKTGGPVRRRSTSRKPPAHVAPSSRDIHVAIIERITSCTMTVRWSDPMTGRYDEQIWRTAKARWPSFCSLTGLPIHPRDEVFKPVSQGKIPFNCNQMILVSEARRFLGEPVKVSSFATQS; encoded by the coding sequence ATGAGTAAAGTTGCCGATGACCTGGTGGTAAGCCGTGCCCTGCTTGATTTGATATTTCCCATGGCCGCCGTTGCGCGGCGTGATCAGCTAGCGTCGTTCAAAACGGGCGGCCCCGTCCGCCGCCGTTCGACATCGAGAAAGCCCCCCGCTCACGTCGCCCCAAGCTCGCGCGACATTCATGTGGCGATCATTGAACGCATCACATCGTGCACGATGACCGTCCGCTGGAGCGACCCCATGACCGGGCGGTACGACGAGCAGATATGGCGAACGGCAAAGGCGCGATGGCCGTCGTTCTGTTCGCTGACAGGCCTTCCGATTCACCCTCGCGACGAGGTCTTCAAGCCTGTCTCGCAGGGAAAGATTCCCTTCAACTGCAATCAGATGATCCTGGTCTCCGAGGCACGACGCTTCCTCGGCGAGCCAGTGAAGGTCTCATCCTTTGCCACGCAGAGTTGA
- a CDS encoding tautomerase family protein: MPTYHVSATEGLLDDKARARLANEITRAHSLATGAQSFFAQVLFHETPKRFHFMGGKPVDSEQVFVHGHIRSGRTTDQKVKLLGDILGSVRQVTGLDSRYVWIYLSELPPSDMIEYGQVLPQPGAESAWLQALSEEDRAYLNRLAERAE, translated from the coding sequence ATGCCTACTTACCATGTGTCGGCTACAGAGGGTTTGCTCGACGACAAAGCGCGGGCGCGGCTCGCGAATGAAATCACTCGGGCTCATAGTCTTGCGACGGGAGCACAAAGTTTTTTCGCACAGGTCCTCTTCCACGAGACGCCGAAGCGATTTCACTTTATGGGTGGAAAGCCGGTCGATTCCGAACAGGTCTTCGTGCATGGACATATCCGATCCGGACGGACCACCGATCAGAAAGTTAAGCTCCTCGGCGATATTCTCGGCTCGGTTCGACAAGTTACAGGCCTCGATTCCAGATACGTCTGGATTTACCTGTCCGAATTACCCCCATCGGACATGATCGAGTACGGGCAAGTGTTACCCCAGCCCGGCGCCGAATCAGCGTGGTTGCAAGCGCTGTCTGAAGAGGACCGCGCTTATCTGAACCGGTTGGCTGAGCGCGCGGAGTGA
- a CDS encoding NADP-dependent oxidoreductase: MSERPTMRAIQQTEWGSLDSMKLVDVPRPTLLPTEVLVRVKAVGVNPIDYHTAMSRGYMNALSLPHIPGWDIAGIVEEVGFGTNRFKVGDEVFGFPRFPRAAGGFAEYAAVPSRQVALKPPNISFEGASAVALAGLTAWQMLVDVADVGPGSKVLVNGAAGGVGHLAVQIAKARGAHVTAVARKEKHDFVRGLGADRLIDYTTSVVTDEIRDADVVIELAGGSATIPMLKALRRDGLLISARKLPDISEIQAEAATLGVRAASFVAEPDHSGLQHLAALINRGALKVEVSSVMPFEKAVEALERIPQGHAVGKTVLRIG; encoded by the coding sequence ATGAGTGAACGACCAACGATGCGGGCAATCCAGCAGACAGAATGGGGCTCGCTCGACAGCATGAAACTTGTTGATGTGCCTCGGCCGACTCTGCTGCCGACCGAGGTACTCGTCCGGGTGAAAGCGGTGGGTGTGAATCCGATCGACTATCACACGGCGATGAGCCGGGGGTACATGAACGCACTGTCGTTGCCCCATATCCCGGGATGGGACATCGCAGGCATCGTGGAAGAAGTCGGATTCGGTACGAATCGCTTCAAGGTCGGCGATGAGGTCTTTGGTTTTCCACGCTTCCCGCGCGCAGCCGGCGGATTCGCCGAGTATGCCGCCGTGCCGTCGCGGCAAGTCGCCTTGAAGCCTCCGAACATCAGTTTCGAGGGAGCATCCGCGGTGGCGCTTGCGGGTCTTACGGCGTGGCAGATGCTCGTCGACGTTGCCGACGTTGGCCCGGGTTCGAAAGTTCTGGTCAATGGGGCGGCGGGCGGCGTGGGCCATCTTGCTGTCCAGATCGCCAAGGCTCGAGGCGCACACGTTACCGCGGTCGCGCGAAAAGAGAAGCACGATTTCGTGCGGGGGCTGGGTGCGGACCGACTCATCGACTACACGACTTCTGTCGTCACGGACGAGATCCGCGACGCAGACGTAGTGATCGAGTTGGCTGGAGGGAGCGCGACCATTCCGATGCTCAAGGCGCTTCGCCGGGACGGATTGCTGATCAGCGCGAGAAAGCTTCCGGACATTTCAGAGATCCAGGCGGAAGCCGCCACACTAGGCGTGAGAGCCGCTTCGTTTGTGGCCGAGCCGGACCATTCGGGGTTACAGCATCTCGCGGCGTTGATCAACCGCGGCGCGCTCAAAGTGGAAGTGTCGTCGGTCATGCCGTTCGAGAAGGCAGTCGAGGCGTTGGAGCGAATCCCGCAGGGGCATGCCGTCGGGAAGACCGTTCTCAGGATCGGATGA
- a CDS encoding LysR family transcriptional regulator, with protein MNVRFLETFVWLARLRNFRLTAERMHATQAAISSRISALELELGVKLFERGPRDITLTQDGTKALPYAEQIVQISRTMLESVGDRKKIGGILRLGAIEVVIHTWLLELLKRIREEYPSLTLELTSDTSANLSAQVSSGHLDAALLSTPVNGADVDNAMLGSFPMSWIGSPGLGISTQILTEAQLAAFQIVSFPRHSRPHAYITGLFSAAGENQVQINCFSSAAAISKLVVDGFGIAAVPTAFVQHEIENGQLHVLQVAHRIPTFPIVVSYRRSPDSFLPESIARLARAIMIDFSLQHGPAYALVPEGDSSASGNDISASL; from the coding sequence ATGAATGTCCGTTTCCTCGAGACGTTTGTATGGTTAGCACGGCTTCGGAACTTCCGGCTGACGGCCGAACGGATGCACGCGACTCAGGCCGCCATCTCCAGCCGAATTTCCGCACTCGAATTGGAACTGGGCGTGAAGCTCTTTGAACGAGGGCCGCGCGATATCACGCTCACACAGGACGGAACAAAAGCACTACCGTACGCGGAGCAAATCGTTCAAATTTCTCGGACCATGCTGGAAAGCGTGGGGGACAGGAAGAAAATCGGTGGCATCCTGCGTCTGGGCGCGATCGAAGTCGTCATCCATACGTGGCTTTTGGAACTGCTCAAGCGCATTCGTGAGGAGTATCCAAGCCTGACGCTCGAACTGACCAGTGATACGTCGGCCAATCTCTCGGCCCAGGTTTCAAGCGGACATCTGGACGCCGCGCTGCTAAGCACACCGGTCAACGGCGCGGACGTGGATAACGCCATGCTCGGTAGTTTCCCGATGTCCTGGATCGGCAGTCCAGGCTTGGGAATTTCGACGCAAATACTGACGGAGGCGCAGCTTGCTGCGTTTCAGATCGTCAGCTTTCCCAGACATTCAAGACCCCATGCCTACATCACGGGGCTGTTTTCAGCCGCCGGCGAGAACCAGGTGCAAATCAACTGCTTCTCATCGGCAGCGGCGATCAGCAAGCTTGTCGTAGACGGCTTCGGGATCGCCGCGGTACCGACCGCCTTCGTGCAACACGAGATCGAGAACGGTCAGCTTCATGTCCTGCAGGTCGCCCATCGGATCCCCACTTTCCCGATCGTGGTCTCCTACCGTCGAAGCCCCGACAGTTTCCTGCCCGAATCGATCGCACGATTGGCCCGCGCCATCATGATCGATTTCAGCCTTCAACACGGCCCCGCGTACGCGCTCGTTCCAGAGGGCGACAGCAGTGCATCCGGCAACGACATATCCGCTTCGCTCTGA